The proteins below come from a single Kitasatospora sp. NBC_00315 genomic window:
- a CDS encoding PQQ-binding-like beta-propeller repeat protein, translating into MDQLTAHDPRRIGPFEVLGRLGAGGMGLVYLARSASGRRVAIKTVRGELAEDELFRVRFAREIAAAKTVGGFYTAAVVDADADARVPWLATAYVPAPSLEDLVGECGPLPVGAVRWLIAGIAEALQSIHAVGLVHRDLKPSNVLVVEDGPRVIDFGIAAGVSHTRLTMTNVAVGTPAYMSPEQARDSRSVTGASDIFSLGSLLVFCATGHPPYRGGNPVETVFQLLREQPDLSGLPVELVDLVRACMRPAAEHRPTPAQIQAELAPHLFSRDDASGEAGDWLPPNALDLIERKRSRRQPAAAQAPAVPAQPAAPALPAPPAPGRPVGPADPRTAQHGRPGPGHAAPPSVGPAGAGPDGEAATEKIAARRHGAPAPAGGSAVEVRLSGASVRIGPGPRAEQSGPGAAPAETDWVRRAAVPPPARATRWRPWRFRMSNDVWGTPVVADGTLFVSSFEVHALDIGSGERRYKTRDVAWAMAVDAGRVHAADGPHLYTVDVADGTERWRNSLDGWVFSLDAADGVLCCGIRGGGVQLRSAANGAELWRADDAQQDYENPQSGPALVGGAAYYYGGGRLRCVDPRGAGLRWSFPVGEDVPSRPVERAGVLYVTAGTRVYALDAVSGAERWRFEAPVVLFTPPALDGSAVYVADYLGTVYALEVSTGRDRWRGRTGSRQGAEPVIVADGTVLIGSGDCLHAFDTASGQERWRYTARGEIVGSPAVADGLVHLGSRDHSLHTLDLATGQLRWELGTKGELTGSPVAVGGRVFVGSKDRCVYALDAYYGTAVPQ; encoded by the coding sequence GTGGACCAGCTGACGGCGCACGATCCGAGGCGGATCGGGCCCTTCGAGGTGCTGGGGCGGCTCGGGGCGGGCGGGATGGGCCTGGTCTACCTGGCGCGCTCCGCGTCCGGCCGACGGGTCGCCATCAAGACCGTCCGGGGGGAGCTGGCCGAGGACGAGCTGTTCCGGGTCCGTTTCGCCCGTGAGATCGCGGCCGCCAAGACCGTCGGCGGGTTCTACACGGCCGCCGTGGTGGACGCGGACGCGGACGCCCGGGTGCCCTGGCTGGCCACCGCGTACGTGCCCGCGCCCTCCCTGGAGGACCTGGTCGGCGAGTGCGGGCCGCTCCCGGTCGGCGCCGTGCGCTGGCTGATCGCGGGCATCGCCGAGGCGTTGCAGTCGATCCACGCGGTCGGGCTGGTGCACCGCGACCTCAAGCCCTCCAACGTGCTGGTGGTGGAGGACGGCCCGCGGGTGATCGACTTCGGGATCGCCGCCGGGGTCTCGCACACCCGGCTCACCATGACCAACGTCGCGGTCGGCACCCCCGCGTACATGTCGCCCGAGCAGGCCCGCGACAGTCGCAGTGTCACCGGGGCCAGCGACATCTTCTCGCTCGGCTCGCTGCTGGTCTTCTGCGCCACCGGGCACCCGCCGTACCGGGGCGGCAACCCGGTGGAGACGGTCTTCCAGCTGCTGCGCGAGCAGCCGGACCTCTCCGGTCTGCCGGTCGAGCTGGTGGACCTCGTCCGGGCCTGCATGCGCCCGGCGGCGGAGCACCGGCCCACGCCCGCCCAGATCCAGGCGGAGCTGGCCCCGCACCTGTTCTCCCGCGACGACGCCTCCGGCGAGGCGGGGGACTGGCTGCCGCCGAACGCGCTGGACCTGATCGAGCGCAAGCGCAGCCGGCGTCAGCCCGCCGCGGCCCAGGCGCCCGCCGTGCCCGCGCAGCCCGCCGCGCCCGCCCTGCCCGCCCCGCCCGCGCCCGGGCGGCCGGTCGGCCCCGCCGACCCGCGCACCGCCCAGCACGGCCGCCCGGGGCCCGGGCACGCCGCGCCCCCGTCCGTCGGACCGGCCGGCGCGGGGCCGGACGGGGAGGCCGCCACGGAGAAGATCGCCGCCCGCCGCCACGGCGCCCCCGCCCCCGCGGGCGGGAGCGCCGTCGAGGTCCGGCTCTCCGGCGCCTCGGTCCGGATAGGGCCGGGGCCCCGGGCCGAGCAGAGCGGCCCCGGGGCCGCCCCGGCCGAGACGGACTGGGTGCGCCGCGCCGCCGTCCCGCCGCCGGCCAGGGCCACCCGCTGGCGGCCCTGGCGCTTCCGGATGTCCAACGACGTCTGGGGCACGCCGGTGGTCGCCGACGGCACCCTGTTCGTCTCCAGCTTCGAGGTGCACGCCCTCGACATCGGCTCGGGCGAGCGCCGCTACAAGACCCGCGACGTCGCCTGGGCGATGGCCGTGGACGCGGGGCGGGTGCACGCCGCCGACGGCCCGCACCTCTACACCGTGGACGTCGCCGACGGCACCGAGCGCTGGCGCAACTCCCTGGACGGCTGGGTCTTCTCGCTGGACGCCGCCGACGGGGTGCTCTGCTGCGGCATCAGGGGCGGCGGCGTCCAGCTGCGCTCGGCCGCGAACGGCGCCGAGCTCTGGCGGGCCGACGACGCCCAGCAGGACTACGAGAACCCGCAGTCGGGCCCGGCCCTGGTGGGCGGCGCCGCGTACTACTACGGCGGCGGACGGCTGCGCTGCGTGGACCCGCGCGGAGCCGGCCTGCGCTGGTCGTTCCCGGTCGGCGAGGACGTCCCGTCCCGCCCGGTCGAGCGGGCCGGCGTGCTGTACGTGACGGCCGGGACGAGGGTCTACGCGCTGGACGCCGTGAGCGGCGCCGAGCGCTGGCGCTTCGAGGCCCCCGTGGTGCTGTTCACCCCGCCCGCGCTGGACGGTTCGGCGGTGTACGTGGCGGACTACCTCGGCACGGTCTACGCCCTGGAGGTCTCCACCGGGCGGGACCGCTGGCGCGGGCGCACCGGCAGCCGGCAGGGCGCCGAACCGGTGATCGTCGCCGACGGCACCGTGCTGATCGGCAGCGGGGACTGCCTGCACGCCTTCGACACCGCCAGCGGGCAGGAGCGGTGGCGCTACACCGCGCGGGGCGAGATCGTCGGCTCCCCGGCGGTCGCGGACGGCCTGGTGCACCTCGGCAGCCGGGACCACTCGCTGCACACGCTCGACCTGGCGACCGGTCAGCTGCGCTGGGAGCTCGGCACCAAGGGCGAGCTGACCGGCTCCCCGGTGGCGGTCGGCGGCCGGGTCTTCGTCGGCAGCAAGGACCGCTGCGTCTACGCGTTGGACGCCTACTACGGCACGGCCGTGCCGCAGTAG
- a CDS encoding TetR family transcriptional regulator yields the protein MTGQVRTVDGRVAGRRGQETRQKLLDCLREMLSTSPYRDVKVIDVARMAGTSPATFYQYFPDVEGAVLEIAEEMAKDSEGLKELVAGKSWAGKTGATTSEELVDGFLAFWRKNDAILRVVTLGAAEGDKRFFKIRMTVLNAVAKPLTEAVRDLQAKGQADKSLDPAAVSGALISLLASAAEHGKAFTAWGVKVKDLKPNLAPLVYLGVTGKKPPK from the coding sequence ATGACAGGACAAGTTCGCACCGTCGACGGTCGCGTCGCCGGGCGACGCGGACAGGAGACGCGGCAAAAGCTGCTCGACTGCCTCCGCGAGATGCTCAGCACGTCGCCGTATCGGGACGTCAAGGTCATCGACGTCGCCCGTATGGCGGGTACCTCCCCCGCGACCTTCTACCAGTACTTCCCGGATGTCGAGGGCGCTGTCCTTGAGATCGCCGAGGAAATGGCCAAGGACAGCGAAGGGCTCAAAGAGCTCGTCGCAGGAAAGTCCTGGGCGGGAAAAACCGGCGCCACCACTTCGGAAGAACTGGTGGACGGATTCCTCGCCTTCTGGCGCAAGAACGACGCCATTCTCCGAGTGGTCACGCTCGGTGCCGCGGAAGGGGACAAGCGGTTCTTCAAGATCCGCATGACCGTCCTCAACGCGGTCGCCAAACCGCTCACGGAAGCCGTCAGGGATCTCCAGGCCAAGGGCCAGGCCGACAAGTCGCTGGATCCGGCCGCCGTCTCCGGCGCCCTGATCTCGCTGCTCGCCTCGGCCGCGGAGCACGGTAAGGCCTTCACGGCCTGGGGCGTCAAGGTCAAGGACCTGAAGCCCAACCTCGCCCCTCTGGTGTACCTGGGTGTCACCGGCAAGAAGCCGCCCAAGTAG
- a CDS encoding beta-ketoacyl-ACP synthase III — MSGSRIVALGHYQPPKVMTNADLATLVDTDDEWIRSRVGIRTRHIAEGETLVDLATEAAQKALANSGRAAADVDLVVVATCTAVERSPNTAAAVAARLGVPAPAAYDINTVCSGFSYALATADHAIRAGAARLALVIGAERMSDTLDWTDRTTCVIFGDGAGAAVVEAQEEGAEPGIGPVVWGSEPERGDAVVITGWDPVISQQGQSVFRWATTKIAPLARQACEKAGIDPADLKGFVPHQANLRIIDAIAGKLGAPDAVVARDVVDSGNTSAASIPLAFSKLVERGELSSGDPVLLFGFGGGLAYAGQVVRCP, encoded by the coding sequence ATGAGCGGATCCCGCATTGTTGCCCTGGGCCACTACCAGCCTCCCAAGGTCATGACCAACGCCGACCTGGCGACGCTGGTGGACACCGACGACGAGTGGATCCGCAGCCGGGTGGGAATCCGTACCCGGCACATCGCGGAGGGCGAGACCCTGGTGGACCTCGCCACCGAGGCGGCCCAGAAGGCGCTGGCCAACAGCGGCCGAGCGGCCGCCGACGTCGACCTGGTGGTGGTCGCCACCTGCACCGCCGTCGAGCGCAGCCCCAACACGGCCGCGGCCGTCGCGGCCCGCCTGGGCGTGCCCGCACCCGCCGCGTACGACATCAACACGGTCTGTTCCGGCTTCTCCTACGCACTGGCCACCGCCGACCACGCGATCAGGGCCGGCGCCGCCCGCCTGGCCCTGGTGATCGGGGCGGAGCGGATGTCGGACACGCTCGACTGGACCGACCGCACCACCTGCGTGATCTTCGGCGACGGCGCGGGCGCGGCCGTGGTGGAGGCGCAGGAGGAGGGGGCGGAGCCCGGCATCGGTCCGGTCGTCTGGGGTTCGGAGCCGGAGCGGGGCGACGCCGTGGTGATCACCGGCTGGGATCCGGTGATCAGCCAGCAGGGTCAGTCGGTGTTCCGCTGGGCCACCACCAAGATCGCGCCGCTGGCCCGGCAGGCCTGCGAGAAGGCGGGGATCGACCCGGCCGACCTGAAGGGCTTCGTGCCGCACCAGGCGAACCTGCGGATCATCGACGCGATCGCCGGCAAGCTCGGGGCGCCCGACGCGGTGGTCGCCCGCGACGTGGTCGACTCCGGCAACACCTCCGCCGCGTCCATCCCGCTGGCGTTCTCCAAGCTGGTGGAGCGCGGCGAGCTGTCCTCCGGCGACCCGGTGCTGCTCTTCGGCTTCGGCGGCGGCCTGGCGTACGCGGGACAGGTCGTCCGCTGCCCCTAG
- the galE gene encoding UDP-glucose 4-epimerase GalE: protein MTWLITGGAGYIGGHVLRQLIEAGERVAVLDDFSTGDRTRLPEGVALIEGSTLDRAVLDAAIRDHAVTGVLHFAAKKQVGESVEKPLFYYRENVTGLQTVLEAAAEGGVKNFLFSSSAAVYGMPDVDLVTEDTPCAPMSPYGETKLAGEWLVSATGRAFGMSTVSLRYFNVAGAASPELSDAGVYNLVPMVFERLTNGQAPRIFGDDYPTPDGTCVRDFIHVSDIASAHVAAARRMAGAPAGETSLILNIGRGEGVSVKEMLDVIGRVTGYDATGEVTPRRAGDPARVVASADLIHKELDWNARHGVEEMVASAWDGWCSRHPQARR, encoded by the coding sequence ATGACTTGGTTGATTACCGGCGGGGCCGGATACATCGGCGGGCACGTTCTGCGGCAGCTCATCGAGGCCGGGGAGCGGGTCGCCGTGCTGGACGACTTCAGCACCGGGGACCGCACCCGGCTGCCCGAGGGCGTCGCCCTGATCGAGGGTTCGACGCTGGACCGGGCCGTGCTGGACGCCGCCATCCGCGACCACGCGGTCACCGGTGTCCTGCACTTCGCCGCGAAGAAGCAGGTCGGCGAGTCGGTGGAGAAGCCGCTCTTCTACTACCGGGAGAACGTCACCGGCCTGCAGACCGTGCTGGAGGCGGCCGCCGAGGGCGGGGTGAAGAACTTCCTCTTCTCCTCCTCCGCCGCCGTCTACGGGATGCCGGACGTCGACCTGGTCACCGAGGACACCCCCTGCGCGCCGATGAGCCCGTACGGCGAGACCAAGCTGGCCGGCGAGTGGCTGGTCTCGGCCACCGGCAGGGCCTTCGGCATGTCGACGGTGTCCCTGCGCTACTTCAACGTGGCCGGCGCGGCCTCGCCGGAGCTCTCCGACGCGGGCGTCTACAACCTGGTCCCGATGGTGTTCGAACGGCTGACGAACGGGCAGGCCCCGCGCATCTTCGGCGACGACTACCCCACGCCGGACGGCACCTGCGTACGTGACTTCATCCACGTCTCGGACATCGCCTCGGCCCACGTCGCGGCGGCCCGCCGGATGGCCGGCGCCCCGGCCGGCGAGACCTCGCTGATCCTGAACATCGGCCGCGGCGAGGGCGTCTCGGTCAAGGAGATGCTCGACGTGATCGGCCGGGTGACGGGCTACGACGCGACCGGCGAGGTCACCCCGCGCCGCGCGGGCGACCCGGCCCGGGTGGTGGCCTCCGCCGACCTGATCCACAAGGAGCTGGACTGGAACGCCCGCCACGGCGTCGAGGAGATGGTGGCCTCCGCCTGGGACGGCTGGTGCAGCCGCCACCCGCAGGCGCGCCGGTAG
- a CDS encoding L,D-transpeptidase family protein, whose protein sequence is MSGSHRAPTPPPAGAPEAGPGPYGEQGGHPSYGQPQAPYEVYQEPYGTPGQPYQQPYAATYETYGQPYETYGQSYQQPQEAYGQPYQQPQGMPEPHQQVYAPYEPQARRPYEAYEPQVHQPYEVYEPYEPYAVHGGEDEADGLYPAEPEPAFAAAFAPAAEPVFAGAQADAARGVTARAGTAQAAGPAGPPAPRSAGRRRKAKKKTHGRALTAGTALLVAAAAGWYTLGSAGAPTSVSAADGAPEPTAAPDQAPAGDRTAGDTAHTGTPAADRSQSRADGSLTAIPGLGAAFTARIPATTNQVVLASGKGKDANDTTVTLWTRTAEGRWLAGEAWAGHNAYKGWTTDHNEGDLRSPIGVFTLTDAGGRDADPGSKLPYDKDSNFVVGGTGFQGEPLAGSFDYVIAINYNRVPGNSPLDKRRPDGGSKGGGIWIHVDHGGPTHGCVSVPEDKMAVLLRTLDPAANPVIVMGDAASLAA, encoded by the coding sequence ATGTCCGGATCCCATCGTGCCCCCACACCACCTCCGGCCGGCGCTCCGGAGGCCGGACCGGGGCCGTACGGGGAGCAGGGCGGCCACCCGTCGTACGGGCAGCCGCAGGCCCCGTACGAGGTGTACCAGGAGCCGTACGGGACGCCGGGGCAGCCGTACCAGCAGCCCTACGCGGCGACGTACGAGACGTACGGGCAGCCGTACGAGACGTACGGTCAGTCGTACCAGCAGCCCCAGGAGGCGTACGGGCAGCCGTACCAGCAGCCCCAGGGCATGCCGGAGCCCCACCAGCAGGTGTACGCGCCGTACGAGCCGCAGGCCCGCCGACCGTACGAGGCGTACGAGCCACAGGTTCATCAGCCGTACGAGGTGTACGAGCCGTACGAGCCGTACGCGGTGCACGGGGGTGAGGACGAGGCCGACGGCCTGTACCCGGCCGAACCCGAGCCCGCGTTCGCCGCCGCTTTCGCCCCGGCCGCCGAGCCGGTCTTCGCCGGCGCGCAGGCCGACGCCGCTCGGGGCGTCACCGCTCGGGCCGGTACCGCTCAGGCCGCCGGCCCCGCCGGGCCGCCGGCGCCGCGTTCGGCGGGCCGACGCCGCAAGGCCAAGAAGAAGACCCACGGGCGCGCCCTGACGGCGGGCACCGCCCTGCTGGTCGCCGCCGCCGCCGGCTGGTACACCCTGGGTTCCGCCGGGGCACCGACCAGCGTCTCCGCCGCCGACGGCGCCCCGGAGCCGACCGCGGCACCGGACCAGGCGCCCGCCGGCGACCGGACGGCCGGGGACACCGCGCACACCGGCACCCCGGCCGCCGACCGCAGCCAGAGCCGGGCCGACGGCTCGCTCACCGCGATACCCGGTCTCGGCGCCGCGTTCACCGCCAGGATCCCGGCCACCACCAACCAGGTGGTGCTGGCCTCCGGCAAGGGCAAGGACGCCAACGACACCACCGTCACCCTGTGGACCCGCACCGCCGAGGGCCGCTGGCTGGCCGGCGAGGCCTGGGCGGGCCACAACGCCTACAAGGGCTGGACGACCGACCACAACGAGGGCGACCTGCGCAGCCCGATCGGCGTCTTCACGCTGACCGACGCGGGCGGCCGGGACGCGGACCCGGGCAGCAAGCTGCCGTACGACAAGGACTCGAACTTCGTGGTCGGCGGGACGGGTTTCCAGGGCGAACCGCTCGCCGGCTCCTTCGACTACGTCATCGCGATCAACTACAACCGGGTGCCCGGCAACTCCCCGCTGGACAAGCGGCGCCCCGACGGCGGCTCCAAGGGCGGCGGGATCTGGATCCACGTCGACCACGGCGGCCCGACCCACGGCTGCGTCTCCGTCCCCGAGGACAAGATGGCCGTTCTGCTGCGGACCCTCGACCCGGCGGCCAACCCGGTGATCGTGATGGGCGACGCGGCCTCGCTGGCGGCCTGA